The following proteins come from a genomic window of Halomarina ordinaria:
- a CDS encoding alkaline phosphatase family protein has translation MFRHDVAADLRSRGADERTVLPAYGDYCFANVPDTVLSLVGGDVRRPLPDDVFSGVETAARHVVVLLVDGFGYRQWRREHADHQFFARMSERGTVTPLTSVYPSETAAAMSTMHTGRQPAEHGLLGWFGYVEAFDAVLRTLPFTTLDGTPAPEAHPGIDASHLLDGETVYERAAPGVDCRLLQPRGIGASAYSARANRGAENAPYDDVEGMARALRRVLKGATDPTYLLAYVPDLDTVAHEAGTRSDAYRATLSDLSAALERELDRLDRETTRETLLVVTADHGHVDTDPDRNVDLDGFALDAHLRRRPDGTPLQALGGPRNVQLHLGDGHHEAAREALSSLDATLLDREAWRARDLFGDRVPTERFERRAPDLLAVPHDLGVWYPGAQLRFVGMHGGLHPDEMLVPFAAGRLDDLYP, from the coding sequence ATGTTCCGCCACGACGTCGCCGCCGACCTCCGCTCGCGCGGGGCGGACGAGCGCACGGTCCTCCCCGCCTACGGGGACTACTGCTTCGCGAACGTCCCCGACACCGTGCTGTCGCTCGTCGGCGGGGACGTCCGCCGTCCGCTCCCCGACGACGTCTTCTCGGGCGTCGAGACGGCCGCACGCCACGTCGTCGTCCTGCTGGTCGACGGGTTCGGCTACCGCCAGTGGCGCCGCGAGCACGCCGACCACCAGTTCTTCGCGCGGATGAGCGAGCGCGGGACGGTCACCCCGCTCACGAGCGTCTACCCCTCCGAGACGGCCGCCGCGATGTCGACGATGCACACCGGCCGTCAACCTGCCGAGCACGGCCTACTGGGGTGGTTCGGCTACGTGGAGGCGTTCGACGCCGTCCTCCGGACGCTCCCGTTCACGACGCTCGACGGGACGCCCGCGCCCGAGGCGCACCCCGGTATCGACGCCTCGCACCTGCTCGACGGCGAGACGGTCTACGAGCGCGCCGCACCCGGGGTGGACTGTCGCCTCCTGCAACCGCGGGGAATCGGCGCGTCGGCGTACTCGGCGCGGGCCAACCGGGGCGCGGAGAACGCGCCCTACGACGACGTCGAGGGGATGGCCCGCGCGCTCCGACGGGTACTCAAAGGGGCGACCGACCCCACCTACCTCCTCGCGTACGTCCCCGACCTCGACACGGTCGCCCACGAGGCGGGCACCCGCTCGGACGCCTATCGCGCGACGCTTTCGGACCTCTCGGCCGCGCTAGAGCGCGAACTCGACCGTCTCGACCGCGAGACGACGCGGGAGACGCTGCTGGTCGTGACGGCGGACCACGGCCACGTCGACACCGACCCCGACCGGAACGTCGACCTCGACGGGTTCGCACTCGACGCGCACCTCCGGCGCCGCCCCGACGGGACGCCCCTGCAGGCGCTCGGCGGGCCACGGAACGTGCAGCTACACCTCGGGGACGGCCACCACGAGGCGGCGCGCGAGGCGCTCTCCTCGCTCGACGCGACGCTGTTGGACCGCGAGGCGTGGCGGGCGCGGGACCTCTTCGGCGACCGGGTTCCGACAGAGCGCTTCGAGCGTCGCGCCCCCGACCTGCTCGCGGTGCCACACGACCTGGGCGTCTGGTACCCCGGCGCGCAACTGCGGTTCGTCGGGATGCACGGCGGCCTCCACCCCGACGAGATGCTCGTCCCGTTCGCCGCGGGCCGCCTCGACGACCTCTACCCCTGA
- the aroA gene encoding 3-phosphoshikimate 1-carboxyvinyltransferase gives MDARIARSSVAGRVRAPPSKSYTHRAILAAGYADGARVEHPLVSADTRATMRAVEAYGGRVDRDRAEEYLDVEGFDGRPDTPDDVIDCANSGTTMRLVTATGALAPGLTVLTGDDSLRSRPQGPLLDAVRQLGGRAESTRDNGQAPLVVGDSTGGGGVSIPGDVSSQYVTALLMAGAVTEEGIDVDLETELKSAPYVDITLEVLEAFGVEAERTGRGFAVPGGQSYRAERYAVPGDFSSISYLLAAGALAADEGRSVVVEGAQPSAQGDAAIVDVLRRMGATVEWDRDAGELTVTRAALSGVEVDVGDTPDLLPTLATLGAAAGGDTRIVNCEHVRYKETDRVAAMATELEKLGAAVTEREDELVVHGDDSDLRGARVEGYHDHRIVMALSVAGLVADGETTVEGAEHVDVSFPDFFDALAGLGADVHRVD, from the coding sequence ATGGACGCACGCATCGCCCGGTCGTCCGTCGCCGGCCGGGTCCGGGCCCCGCCCTCGAAGAGCTACACCCACCGCGCCATCCTCGCCGCCGGCTACGCCGACGGCGCGCGCGTCGAACACCCGCTCGTGAGCGCCGACACGCGCGCGACGATGCGCGCCGTCGAGGCCTACGGCGGGCGCGTCGACCGCGACCGCGCCGAGGAGTACCTCGACGTCGAGGGGTTCGACGGCCGGCCGGACACCCCCGACGACGTCATCGACTGCGCCAACAGCGGGACGACCATGCGTCTGGTGACGGCGACGGGGGCGCTCGCCCCCGGACTGACCGTCCTCACGGGCGACGACTCGCTCCGCTCGCGCCCGCAGGGGCCGCTGCTCGACGCCGTTCGGCAACTGGGCGGACGGGCCGAGAGCACCCGCGACAACGGCCAGGCGCCGCTCGTCGTCGGCGACTCGACCGGTGGCGGAGGCGTCTCCATCCCCGGCGACGTCTCCTCGCAGTACGTCACCGCCCTCCTGATGGCCGGGGCGGTCACCGAGGAGGGTATCGACGTCGACCTGGAGACCGAACTGAAGTCGGCCCCCTACGTCGACATCACCCTCGAAGTGCTGGAGGCGTTCGGCGTCGAGGCCGAGCGCACGGGGCGTGGATTCGCCGTCCCCGGCGGGCAGTCCTACCGCGCCGAGCGCTACGCCGTCCCCGGCGACTTCTCCTCCATCTCCTACCTGCTCGCGGCGGGTGCGCTCGCGGCCGACGAGGGGCGCTCCGTCGTCGTCGAGGGGGCCCAGCCGAGCGCGCAGGGTGACGCCGCCATCGTCGACGTGCTCCGGCGGATGGGCGCGACCGTCGAGTGGGACCGCGACGCGGGCGAACTCACCGTCACGCGCGCCGCGCTCTCCGGCGTCGAGGTGGACGTCGGCGACACGCCCGACCTGCTGCCCACGCTCGCGACGCTCGGCGCGGCCGCCGGGGGCGACACCCGCATCGTCAACTGCGAGCACGTCCGCTACAAGGAGACCGACCGGGTGGCCGCGATGGCGACCGAACTGGAGAAACTGGGCGCCGCGGTGACCGAACGCGAGGACGAACTCGTCGTCCACGGGGACGACTCCGACCTCCGGGGCGCGCGCGTCGAGGGCTACCACGACCACCGCATCGTCATGGCGCTGTCGGTCGCGGGGCTCGTCGCCGACGGCGAGACGACGGTCGAGGGGGCCGAACACGTCGACGTCTCCTTCCCGGACTTCTTCGACGCGCTCGCCGGCCTCGGCGCGGACGTCCACCGCGTCGACTGA
- a CDS encoding S9 family peptidase, which translates to MDPDSPPLAPEALYDVTQVTDLAVSPGGERVAFLARECDPDADERRTSLLVVPTDGSEDPHRLTRASDASAPKWSPDGTKLAFLAVRERDAERRIGSDDGGLITESIDGNDGQDNIEGTDGEDSGDDEDGDDGEDETQVWAFDLSRGGDARQLTDRPHGVADYDWSPDGERLVVAARDPTDDQREALERREAGGPIEVDRLQHKADGAGWLDDVRTYLFVVDPDAGKERRLDATGFEPGAGEMQSGRQPRWGGDDRIAFLAYESERPDDTYERDVYLVDPAGGDPTRLTDGGWAFAGLTWNPSGTHLAVRAGDPENPYRPDELQVLDASGERRSLAAGLDRTLGWDDPAWLDDRSLLATLADEGWTRLARADREGTLERTYRAQSRDESVTKFDAGDGTVVVARSHAAAGTDLHALAADALDDDPDPTRLTALNTCFFEGRAGHRARRVAFDSGDQRVEGIALYPTDFDPDAPDPRPLLLDIHGGPMAYDQPGWDFDAAFWTSRGYVVFRVNYRGSTSYGRAFSEALRGRWNTLEVDDLLAGTDHLVEEGWADPDRLFVTGFSQGGINTAYVLTRTDRFAAGAAEHGIYDLASSFGTDDCHNWLESDFGLPWENPGGYREASSLPDVDAIETPLLLTAGEEDWRCPPTQSEQLYVSLRKRGVPAKLVVYQGEHHAIEDPERAVHRLRTLADWFETHDPATETGDRTAA; encoded by the coding sequence ATGGACCCCGATTCACCTCCGCTGGCGCCGGAGGCCCTCTACGACGTTACACAGGTCACGGACCTCGCCGTCTCGCCCGGCGGCGAGCGCGTCGCGTTCCTCGCCCGGGAGTGCGACCCCGACGCCGACGAGCGACGTACCTCCCTGCTGGTCGTCCCGACCGACGGGAGCGAGGACCCGCACCGCCTCACGCGTGCCTCCGACGCGAGCGCCCCGAAGTGGTCGCCCGACGGCACGAAACTCGCCTTCCTCGCGGTCCGCGAGCGCGACGCCGAGCGTCGCATCGGCTCGGACGACGGCGGACTAATCACAGAGAGCATAGACGGCAATGATGGCCAAGACAACATAGAGGGAACAGACGGCGAAGACAGCGGTGACGACGAGGATGGTGACGATGGCGAAGACGAGACGCAGGTCTGGGCGTTCGACCTCTCGCGTGGCGGCGACGCGAGACAGTTGACGGACCGCCCGCACGGCGTCGCCGACTACGACTGGTCGCCCGACGGGGAGCGTCTCGTCGTCGCCGCGCGCGACCCCACGGACGACCAGCGCGAGGCCCTGGAGCGCCGCGAGGCGGGCGGCCCCATCGAGGTCGACCGCCTCCAGCACAAGGCCGACGGCGCGGGGTGGCTCGACGACGTCCGGACCTACCTGTTCGTCGTCGACCCCGACGCAGGGAAGGAACGACGCCTCGACGCGACCGGGTTCGAACCGGGCGCGGGCGAGATGCAGTCGGGACGTCAGCCGCGCTGGGGGGGCGACGACCGCATCGCGTTCCTGGCCTACGAGAGCGAGCGCCCCGACGACACCTACGAGCGCGACGTCTACCTCGTCGACCCGGCCGGCGGCGACCCGACGCGGCTCACCGACGGCGGGTGGGCCTTCGCCGGCCTTACGTGGAACCCGAGCGGGACGCACCTCGCGGTCCGCGCTGGCGACCCCGAGAACCCGTACCGGCCGGACGAGTTGCAGGTCCTCGACGCGTCGGGCGAGCGCCGGTCGCTCGCCGCCGGCCTCGACCGGACGCTCGGCTGGGACGACCCGGCGTGGCTCGACGACCGGTCGCTCCTCGCGACGCTCGCCGACGAGGGGTGGACGCGGCTCGCTCGCGCCGACCGCGAGGGCACGCTGGAACGCACCTATCGGGCGCAGTCGCGCGACGAGTCGGTGACGAAGTTCGACGCCGGCGACGGGACCGTCGTCGTCGCGCGCTCGCACGCCGCGGCGGGGACCGACCTCCACGCGCTGGCGGCCGACGCGCTTGACGACGACCCCGACCCGACGCGACTCACGGCGCTCAACACGTGCTTCTTCGAGGGGCGGGCGGGCCACCGCGCCCGCCGCGTCGCGTTCGACAGCGGCGACCAGCGCGTCGAGGGCATCGCTCTCTATCCCACCGACTTCGACCCCGACGCGCCCGACCCCAGACCGCTGCTCCTCGATATCCACGGCGGGCCGATGGCCTACGACCAGCCGGGGTGGGACTTCGACGCCGCCTTCTGGACGAGTCGCGGCTACGTCGTCTTCCGCGTCAACTACCGTGGGAGCACCTCCTACGGGCGGGCCTTCTCCGAGGCGCTGCGGGGGCGCTGGAACACGCTCGAGGTCGACGACCTGCTCGCCGGGACCGACCACCTCGTCGAAGAAGGCTGGGCCGACCCCGACCGGCTGTTCGTCACGGGCTTCTCGCAGGGCGGTATCAACACGGCGTACGTCCTCACGCGGACGGACCGCTTCGCGGCGGGCGCGGCCGAGCACGGCATCTACGACCTCGCCTCCTCGTTCGGCACCGACGACTGTCACAACTGGCTGGAGTCGGACTTCGGCCTCCCGTGGGAGAACCCCGGGGGCTACCGCGAGGCCTCCTCGCTGCCCGACGTCGACGCCATCGAGACGCCGCTCCTCCTCACCGCCGGGGAGGAGGACTGGCGCTGCCCGCCGACGCAGTCCGAACAGCTCTACGTCAGCCTCCGGAAGCGCGGCGTCCCCGCGAAACTCGTCGTCTACCAGGGCGAACACCACGCCATCGAGGACCCCGAGCGCGCCGTCCACCGTCTGCGGACGCTGGCCGACTGGTTCGAGACGCACGACCCGGCGACCGAGACGGGTGACCGGACCGCGGCGTGA
- a CDS encoding sugar phosphate isomerase/epimerase family protein: MAAPKTAIQLYTLRELDEPLPTLLDRVADAGYDGVEFATPVADIGEETAATLDRTGLEVVGAHVDCEALEADPVALAERWSELDCSRLVVPWLDPASFATRTETYRTAVRLSDLAADLRGTDADLLYHNHTGEFADVGAASAFSLLVPATAGVDFELDLGWAAAAGYDPATVVRRFGSRVPLLHVTDVDGDGNCAELRTGRVDLPACVEAARDAGCEWFVYEYDDPEDPLDSLAHGAQELDRLLAGE; encoded by the coding sequence ATGGCCGCCCCGAAGACCGCGATTCAGCTCTACACGCTCCGCGAGCTCGACGAGCCGCTCCCGACCCTCCTCGACCGCGTCGCCGACGCCGGATACGACGGCGTCGAGTTCGCCACCCCGGTCGCGGATATCGGCGAGGAGACCGCCGCGACGCTCGACCGCACGGGGCTGGAGGTGGTCGGCGCGCACGTCGACTGCGAGGCGCTCGAAGCCGACCCCGTCGCGCTGGCCGAACGGTGGAGCGAACTCGACTGTTCGCGGCTCGTCGTCCCGTGGCTCGACCCGGCGTCGTTCGCGACGCGAACCGAGACCTACCGGACCGCGGTTCGGCTCTCGGACCTCGCCGCCGACCTCCGGGGAACCGACGCGGACCTGCTCTATCACAACCACACGGGCGAGTTCGCCGACGTCGGGGCCGCGAGCGCGTTCTCGCTTCTCGTCCCCGCGACGGCCGGCGTGGACTTCGAACTCGACCTCGGGTGGGCCGCGGCGGCCGGCTACGACCCCGCGACCGTCGTCCGTCGGTTCGGTTCGCGGGTCCCCCTGCTGCACGTCACCGACGTCGATGGCGACGGGAACTGCGCGGAACTCCGCACCGGGCGCGTCGACCTCCCCGCCTGCGTCGAGGCGGCCCGAGACGCGGGCTGTGAGTGGTTCGTCTACGAGTACGACGACCCGGAGGACCCCCTCGACTCGCTCGCGCACGGCGCGCAGGAACTCGACCGGTTGCTCGCCGGCGAGTAG
- the udk gene encoding uridine kinase, which yields MTRPSFVIGIAGGTGAGKTAVAREVKESVGEPVTRIPLDNYYRDLSHLPFEERQEVNYDHPSAFEWDLLADHLAALLRGETVEMPQYDFSAHNRREETVTVEPTPVVVVEGILSLYEERVRDLMDLCVYVQTDADVRILRRIQRDVIERGRGLEGVMDQYLSTVKPMHEQFIEPTKKHADVIIPEGLNRSAVDLLIKKIHAELREHDDPVLEA from the coding sequence ATGACGCGACCCTCGTTCGTTATCGGCATCGCGGGAGGGACGGGCGCGGGCAAGACGGCCGTCGCGCGCGAGGTGAAGGAGTCGGTGGGCGAACCGGTCACTCGCATCCCGCTCGACAACTACTACCGCGACCTCTCGCACCTCCCGTTCGAGGAGCGCCAGGAGGTCAACTACGACCACCCTTCGGCGTTCGAGTGGGACCTGCTGGCCGACCACCTCGCCGCCCTCCTGCGCGGCGAGACCGTCGAGATGCCGCAGTACGACTTCAGCGCCCACAACCGGCGCGAGGAGACGGTGACGGTCGAGCCGACGCCGGTCGTCGTCGTCGAGGGCATCCTCTCGCTGTACGAGGAACGCGTCCGCGACCTGATGGACCTCTGCGTCTACGTCCAGACGGACGCCGACGTGCGCATCCTCCGACGCATCCAGCGCGACGTCATCGAGCGCGGGCGCGGACTGGAGGGCGTGATGGACCAGTACCTCTCGACGGTGAAACCCATGCACGAGCAGTTCATCGAACCGACGAAGAAACACGCCGACGTCATCATCCCCGAGGGGCTGAACCGCTCGGCGGTCGACCTGCTCATCAAGAAGATTCACGCCGAACTCCGCGAACACGACGACCCCGTCCTCGAAGCCTGA
- a CDS encoding HAD-IIA family hydrolase produces the protein MDYRGALVDLDGTVYRGGELVPGALDGLDTLRERGLDVLFVTNNPTRSPAAYADRLAALGLDVAPDRILSAGAVTATYLAENHAEDRVFVIGSDGLRAQFRERDLHMTEDPERADVVVTSHDFGFDYDDLTAGLWALREAETFVGTDPDLTYPDADGRDFPGSGAITRAVGGVARREPDHVFGKPSLETLDLALARIDHAPSECFVVGDRPDTDVAFGERAGMTTALVLSGSTRESDLGALSPRPDYVLDDLSDVEQVLDGTV, from the coding sequence ATGGACTATCGCGGCGCCCTCGTCGACCTCGACGGGACGGTCTATCGCGGGGGCGAACTCGTCCCCGGCGCGCTCGACGGCCTCGACACCCTGCGCGAGCGCGGTCTCGACGTACTCTTCGTCACGAACAACCCGACGCGCTCGCCGGCGGCGTACGCCGACCGGCTCGCGGCCCTCGGCCTCGACGTCGCACCCGACCGAATCCTCTCGGCGGGGGCAGTGACGGCGACGTACCTCGCCGAGAACCACGCCGAGGACCGGGTGTTCGTCATCGGGAGCGACGGCCTGCGCGCACAGTTCCGCGAGCGCGACCTTCACATGACCGAGGACCCCGAGCGCGCGGACGTGGTCGTCACCTCCCACGACTTCGGGTTCGACTACGACGACCTCACGGCGGGGCTGTGGGCGCTGCGCGAGGCCGAGACGTTCGTCGGCACCGACCCCGACCTCACCTACCCGGACGCCGACGGCCGGGACTTCCCCGGGTCGGGCGCCATCACCCGGGCGGTCGGCGGCGTCGCCCGCCGCGAACCGGACCACGTCTTCGGCAAGCCCTCGCTGGAGACGCTCGACCTCGCGCTCGCGCGCATCGACCACGCCCCGTCCGAGTGTTTCGTCGTCGGTGACCGCCCCGACACCGACGTCGCGTTCGGCGAGCGCGCCGGGATGACCACCGCGCTCGTCCTCTCGGGGAGTACCCGCGAGTCGGACCTCGGAGCCCTCTCGCCGCGCCCCGACTACGTCCTCGACGACCTCTCCGACGTCGAGCAGGTGCTGGATGGTACCGTCTGA
- a CDS encoding MTH865 family protein, translated as MADKEELRTQMKDAFGGADYPINSPMDLVPALPNGPSTKFESGDFSMTAMELNTKLGGGNFPYESADAFVDDVLQQLEEQGHLDDN; from the coding sequence ATGGCAGACAAAGAAGAACTCCGCACGCAGATGAAAGACGCCTTCGGCGGTGCCGACTACCCCATCAACAGCCCGATGGACCTCGTCCCGGCGCTCCCGAACGGCCCCTCGACGAAGTTCGAGTCCGGGGACTTCTCCATGACCGCCATGGAGCTCAACACGAAGCTCGGCGGCGGGAACTTCCCGTACGAGAGCGCCGACGCGTTCGTCGACGACGTGCTCCAGCAACTCGAGGAGCAGGGCCACCTCGACGACAACTGA
- a CDS encoding metal-dependent hydrolase — MHRTGHLGFSALVYAPVGLALAGESPALAILGYVGVLSLASLPDVDLRLPLVRHRGVTHTLPFAFGVGLALWAAGRTLAGPLGLPPETLGTFGAFVGVFGVCAHLLADTVTPMGVPWLWPLSGRRYSLSLVRADDTLANYGLFALGALATAAAAALAVV, encoded by the coding sequence ATGCACCGGACCGGCCACCTCGGGTTCTCCGCGCTGGTGTACGCCCCCGTCGGCCTCGCGCTCGCGGGCGAGTCACCCGCGCTAGCGATTCTGGGCTACGTCGGCGTCCTCTCGCTCGCCTCGCTCCCCGACGTCGACCTCCGCCTGCCGCTGGTGCGCCACCGCGGCGTCACCCACACCCTCCCGTTCGCGTTCGGCGTCGGCCTCGCGCTCTGGGCCGCCGGCCGTACGCTGGCGGGACCGCTCGGTCTCCCCCCGGAGACGCTCGGCACCTTCGGCGCGTTCGTCGGCGTCTTCGGGGTCTGTGCCCACCTCCTCGCCGACACCGTCACGCCGATGGGCGTCCCGTGGCTCTGGCCGCTGTCGGGGCGTCGCTACTCGCTCTCGCTCGTCCGGGCCGACGACACGCTGGCCAACTACGGGCTGTTCGCCCTCGGTGCGCTGGCGACGGCGGCGGCCGCGGCGCTCGCCGTCGTCTGA
- a CDS encoding peroxidase-related enzyme (This protein belongs to a clade of uncharacterized proteins related to peroxidases such as the alkylhydroperoxidase AhpD.) codes for MPAMGNFPVPDLGDLPTDVRERIEEETDRAGFTPNVFSAFAYKPSHFRAFFAYHDALVEDTDLAREEIEMIVVTVSGVNDCLYCIVAHGALLRIYAEAPKLADQLAANHRSADLSAAHRAMLDFAVKMTEEPGTVEEADLDRLRDHGFSDEAIWDIGSVTAYYNLSNRLATMADMRPNDEFYAMARTPREE; via the coding sequence ATGCCAGCCATGGGGAACTTCCCCGTCCCCGACCTCGGGGACCTGCCGACGGACGTCAGAGAGCGCATCGAGGAGGAGACCGACCGTGCCGGGTTCACGCCGAACGTCTTCAGCGCGTTCGCCTACAAACCCAGTCACTTCCGCGCCTTCTTCGCGTACCACGACGCGCTCGTCGAGGACACCGACCTCGCTCGCGAGGAGATCGAGATGATCGTCGTGACCGTCAGCGGCGTCAACGACTGCCTCTACTGTATCGTCGCCCACGGAGCGCTGTTGCGCATCTACGCCGAGGCGCCGAAACTGGCGGACCAGCTCGCGGCGAACCACCGCTCGGCCGACCTCTCTGCGGCCCACCGCGCGATGCTCGACTTCGCGGTGAAGATGACCGAGGAGCCCGGAACGGTCGAGGAGGCGGACCTCGACCGCCTGCGCGACCACGGCTTCTCCGACGAGGCCATCTGGGACATCGGGAGCGTCACCGCCTACTACAACCTCTCGAACCGGCTGGCGACGATGGCGGACATGCGTCCAAACGACGAGTTCTACGCGATGGCCCGGACGCCCCGCGAGGAGTGA
- a CDS encoding AsnC family transcriptional regulator, whose protein sequence is MADIDDTDRTILRLLVEDGRRPYSDIAEEVGLSPPAVSDRIQRLRDFGIIRRITADLDRSRLRDGVAVLVELDVTQNAVEATRASLTGAEPVEHVFTTAEGRLVFTVRAPDGDVRGFLEDTVPFDAVGDIDVRLLTSQSWSPGVGAAEFAPSCAECDNTVTSEGVTETLGGETYHFCCSSCADRFESRYESLEQGA, encoded by the coding sequence ATGGCCGACATCGACGACACCGACCGTACTATCCTTCGGCTCCTGGTCGAGGACGGCCGACGCCCGTACAGCGACATCGCCGAGGAGGTGGGACTGTCGCCGCCGGCGGTCTCCGACCGTATCCAGCGACTGCGCGACTTCGGCATCATCAGGCGCATCACCGCGGACCTCGACCGGTCGCGGTTGCGCGACGGCGTCGCCGTCCTCGTCGAACTCGACGTCACCCAGAACGCGGTCGAGGCGACGCGTGCCTCGCTGACCGGCGCCGAACCGGTCGAACACGTCTTCACCACGGCCGAGGGACGACTGGTGTTCACCGTCCGGGCCCCCGACGGCGACGTCAGGGGGTTCCTCGAGGACACCGTCCCCTTCGACGCCGTCGGCGACATCGACGTCCGCCTGCTGACCTCTCAGTCGTGGTCGCCGGGGGTCGGCGCGGCGGAGTTCGCGCCGTCGTGCGCCGAGTGCGACAACACCGTCACCAGCGAGGGCGTCACGGAGACTCTCGGCGGGGAGACGTACCACTTCTGCTGTTCGTCGTGTGCCGACCGCTTCGAGTCGCGCTACGAGTCGCTCGAACAGGGCGCCTGA
- a CDS encoding MBL fold metallo-hydrolase, whose amino-acid sequence MAPELPPEELAALLDADAEFVLVDTRTEESYEAWHVRGAYNYPYKPDEPLSEDPLDALGVGDVKRVVTVCAKGVSSGALADALLDRGYVAANVADGMRGWSRVYEAVPVARTARAEVVQVQRRAKGCLSYVVGCPETSEAVVVDASRHGDVYRETLSRLGYEAVGVLDTHVHADHVSGGRALATALDVPYYLPECARERGVAVEYEALSRNEVLPVGDLDVKALSTPGHTTEMTSYLVDGTAVLTGDSLFVESVGRTELEFDEGEAAADGARMQYRSLHETLVAQPDDVLVCPAHVGVAADGTWAASHPGWPVRARVGDLRTGLDLLGLDEERFVAELEERLPEKPPNYERVIAVNRGRESIPAEPEATDLELGPNQCSAG is encoded by the coding sequence ATGGCACCGGAACTCCCGCCGGAGGAACTCGCCGCCCTGCTCGACGCCGACGCCGAGTTCGTCCTCGTCGACACGCGAACGGAGGAGAGCTACGAGGCGTGGCACGTCCGGGGCGCGTACAACTACCCCTACAAGCCCGACGAGCCGCTCTCGGAGGACCCCCTCGATGCCCTCGGCGTCGGCGACGTCAAGCGCGTCGTCACCGTCTGTGCGAAGGGTGTCTCCTCGGGTGCGCTCGCAGACGCGCTGCTCGACAGGGGATACGTCGCGGCGAACGTCGCCGACGGGATGCGCGGGTGGAGTCGCGTCTACGAGGCGGTCCCCGTCGCGCGCACCGCGCGGGCCGAGGTGGTGCAGGTCCAGCGGCGAGCGAAGGGCTGTCTGAGCTACGTGGTCGGCTGTCCCGAGACGAGCGAGGCTGTGGTCGTCGACGCCTCGCGCCACGGAGACGTCTACCGCGAAACGCTCTCCCGACTAGGCTACGAGGCAGTGGGCGTCCTCGACACGCACGTCCACGCCGACCACGTCAGCGGCGGCCGTGCGCTGGCGACAGCCCTCGACGTCCCCTACTACCTCCCCGAGTGCGCCCGCGAGCGCGGCGTGGCGGTGGAGTACGAGGCGCTCTCGCGCAACGAGGTGCTCCCGGTCGGCGACCTCGACGTGAAGGCGCTCTCGACGCCCGGACACACGACGGAGATGACGAGCTACCTCGTCGACGGGACGGCCGTCCTCACCGGCGACAGCCTGTTCGTCGAGTCGGTCGGTCGGACGGAACTGGAGTTCGACGAGGGCGAGGCGGCGGCCGACGGTGCCCGGATGCAGTATCGCTCGCTCCACGAGACGCTCGTCGCCCAACCGGACGACGTCCTCGTCTGTCCGGCACACGTCGGCGTCGCGGCCGACGGGACGTGGGCCGCCTCGCACCCCGGGTGGCCCGTCCGCGCGCGCGTCGGCGACCTCCGGACCGGACTGGACCTGCTCGGCCTCGACGAGGAGCGGTTCGTCGCAGAGTTGGAGGAGCGCCTGCCGGAGAAACCACCGAACTACGAGCGCGTCATCGCCGTTAACCGGGGGCGCGAGTCGATCCCGGCAGAACCGGAGGCGACGGACCTCGAACTCGGTCCCAACCAGTGTTCGGCGGGGTGA